A genomic stretch from Hymenobacter psoromatis includes:
- a CDS encoding iron-binding protein — protein sequence MATKLTVLSNGSLRVEGKDIQLIDAQGNAYGLGGRERISICRCGLSKQKPFCDGSHKGHFEHDATAFDLPAPKPVV from the coding sequence ATGGCCACCAAACTAACGGTTCTTTCCAACGGCTCGCTGCGCGTAGAAGGCAAAGACATTCAGCTCATTGATGCCCAGGGCAATGCCTACGGCCTCGGCGGGCGCGAGCGCATCAGCATTTGCCGCTGCGGGTTAAGCAAGCAAAAGCCCTTCTGCGACGGGTCGCACAAGGGCCATTTTGAGCACGACGCCACGGCGTTTGACCTGCCCGCGCCCAAGCCAGTGGTGTAG
- a CDS encoding acyl-CoA-binding protein translates to MTTQQDFEAAAQQAQQLPAKPANTVLLQLYALYKQGTEGDVTAPRPGGFDFKAIAKHDAWHQLAGLSKDAARQQYVELVTELAG, encoded by the coding sequence ATGACTACCCAACAAGATTTTGAGGCTGCGGCCCAGCAGGCCCAGCAGCTCCCGGCCAAGCCCGCCAACACGGTGCTGCTTCAGCTTTATGCGCTTTATAAGCAGGGCACCGAGGGCGACGTTACCGCCCCGCGCCCCGGTGGGTTCGACTTCAAGGCCATCGCCAAACACGATGCCTGGCATCAGCTCGCCGGCCTCAGCAAAGACGCCGCCCGCCAGCAATACGTGGAGCTGGTGACCGAGCTGGCGGGATAG
- a CDS encoding succinate-semialdehyde dehydrogenase (in Escherichia coli this enzyme appears to be an NAD+/NADP+-dependent succinate semialdehyde dehydrogenase): MAIESVNPYTGQRLRRFPAFSWARTERILAQAHGAAAAWRATSFAERAAVLRRTAALLRERQDELAYLMAVEMGKPLRDGRAEAQKCATCCDYYATHAEGFLADEVVPTDAGRSFISHAPLGVVLAVMPWNFPLWQVVRFAAPALMAGNVGLLKHAANVPQCALALENIFHDAGLPPAAFRTLLIEAELVAPLIADDRVRAVTLTGSERAGVAVGTAAGRAIKKTVLELGGSDAFIVLASADLPLAARTAAQARMLNAGQSCIAAKRFIVEKSVQPEFVRLLKGHLAQLRYGDPLADTTDYGPLARPDLADELSRQVADSVARGARVALAGGQPRPGSTRFDPIILTNVKKGQRAYTEEFFGPVALVLTARDAAHAVRLANDSPFGLGAAVWTRDAAQGEAMARELNCGAVFVNGLVKSMPELPFGGVKKSGYGRELSYLGIREFVNQKSIWIARAAQSEPSL, encoded by the coding sequence ATGGCTATCGAATCAGTGAACCCCTACACCGGCCAGCGGCTGCGGCGCTTCCCGGCTTTTTCCTGGGCCAGGACCGAGCGCATTTTGGCCCAGGCCCACGGCGCGGCGGCCGCCTGGCGCGCCACTTCGTTTGCTGAGCGGGCGGCCGTGCTGCGCCGCACCGCCGCGCTGCTGCGCGAGCGCCAGGACGAGCTAGCCTACCTCATGGCCGTGGAAATGGGCAAACCCCTGCGCGACGGCCGCGCCGAAGCCCAGAAGTGCGCCACTTGCTGCGACTACTATGCCACCCACGCCGAAGGCTTTTTGGCCGATGAAGTGGTGCCAACCGATGCCGGCCGCAGCTTTATCAGCCACGCGCCGCTGGGCGTGGTGCTGGCCGTGATGCCCTGGAATTTCCCGCTGTGGCAGGTGGTGCGCTTTGCCGCGCCCGCTCTCATGGCCGGCAACGTGGGCCTGCTCAAGCACGCGGCCAACGTGCCGCAGTGCGCGCTGGCGCTGGAAAATATTTTTCACGATGCCGGCCTACCCCCTGCTGCGTTCCGCACGCTGCTCATCGAAGCGGAGCTGGTAGCGCCGCTGATTGCCGACGACCGGGTGCGGGCCGTGACGCTCACGGGCTCGGAGCGGGCGGGCGTGGCCGTGGGCACCGCCGCGGGCCGCGCCATCAAGAAAACGGTGCTGGAGCTGGGCGGCTCCGACGCGTTTATCGTGCTGGCCAGCGCCGACCTGCCGCTGGCCGCCCGCACCGCCGCCCAGGCCCGCATGCTAAATGCCGGCCAGAGCTGCATCGCGGCCAAGCGCTTTATCGTGGAAAAATCGGTGCAGCCCGAGTTCGTGCGGCTGCTAAAAGGCCACCTGGCGCAGCTGCGCTACGGCGACCCGCTCGCCGACACCACCGACTATGGCCCGCTGGCCCGCCCCGACCTGGCCGATGAGCTGAGCCGGCAGGTGGCCGACTCGGTGGCGCGCGGCGCGCGGGTGGCACTGGCCGGCGGGCAGCCCCGGCCCGGCAGCACGCGGTTTGACCCGATTATTCTCACCAATGTCAAAAAGGGCCAGCGCGCTTACACGGAAGAGTTTTTTGGGCCGGTGGCGCTGGTGCTCACCGCCCGCGACGCGGCCCACGCCGTGCGGCTGGCCAACGACTCGCCCTTTGGCTTGGGCGCGGCCGTTTGGACGCGCGACGCGGCCCAGGGCGAGGCAATGGCCCGCGAGCTGAACTGCGGGGCCGTGTTCGTCAACGGCCTGGTGAAGTCGATGCCCGAGCTGCCCTTCGGCGGGGTCAAAAAATCGGGCTACGGCCGCGAGCTGTCGTATCTGGGCATTCGCGAGTTCGTGAATCAGAAGTCGATTTGGATTGCCAGGGCCGCGCAGTCCGAACCGAGCCTGTGA
- a CDS encoding peptidase M13 has product MSKISRYQRGAALAVAALGLAAGPPALAQTTAQSGVGINPANIDKSVQPCADFFQYANGTWLKNNPVPAAESRWGSFNELADRNYATQKSILEELAGKAATAQPGSNIQKVGDFYAAAMDTMAIEKAGLTYLKPSLDRIAGLKTLAQMQAFLGDPHAHAGSVWFNSGVGQDEKISTQYAVQFYQGGLTLPDRDYYLKEDARSKNIRAAYQTYLMGTFTRLGDTEAQANEHAAAVMDLETKLAKASKSRVDLRDPQANYHKMTVAQATKEFPNLNVPLLLKESGLGTAKEVIVGQPEFLQEVSKLLASTPLATQREYLRFHLVNSVASALPKAYGDAAFKFSQVLSGAKLQQPRWKRELRATDGALGEAFGQLYVDKAFSPTAKAKAKEMIENLRKAYGERIMATDWMSAATKKEALVKLNAFTVKIGYPDKWKDYSKLKITRQSALQNVLAARTWAAEDNLGKFGKPIDRTEWGMTPPTVNAYYNPPMNEIVFPAGILQPPFYDPKADDAVNYGGIGAVIGHEMTHGFDDQGRQYDAKGNLRDWWTKEDGEKFNTKAAMVGKQYDAFSPLDSVHVNGKLTMGENLADIGGLTIAYQAFQKTAEAKSGTSLDGFTPDQRFFLAWAQIWRTNIRPEAARQQVQTDPHSPAQFRTNGPLMNMPEFYKAFGCSPTDKMERPTAEQARIW; this is encoded by the coding sequence ATGTCTAAAATCTCTCGTTACCAGCGGGGCGCGGCGCTGGCCGTGGCGGCGCTGGGCCTGGCCGCCGGCCCGCCGGCCCTGGCGCAAACCACCGCCCAATCGGGTGTCGGCATCAACCCGGCCAACATCGACAAGTCGGTGCAGCCCTGCGCCGATTTCTTCCAGTATGCCAATGGCACCTGGCTCAAAAACAACCCCGTGCCGGCCGCCGAAAGCCGCTGGGGCAGCTTCAATGAGCTGGCCGACCGCAACTACGCCACCCAGAAGTCTATTCTGGAGGAGCTGGCCGGCAAGGCCGCCACGGCCCAGCCGGGCTCTAACATCCAGAAAGTGGGTGACTTCTACGCCGCCGCGATGGACACGATGGCCATCGAAAAGGCCGGCCTGACTTACCTCAAGCCCTCCCTCGACCGCATCGCGGGCCTCAAGACGCTGGCCCAGATGCAGGCTTTCCTGGGCGACCCGCACGCCCACGCCGGTAGCGTGTGGTTTAATTCGGGGGTAGGGCAGGATGAAAAAATCAGCACCCAGTACGCGGTGCAGTTTTATCAAGGCGGCCTCACGCTGCCCGACCGCGATTACTACCTGAAAGAGGACGCGCGCTCCAAGAACATCCGGGCCGCTTATCAGACCTATCTGATGGGCACCTTCACGCGCCTCGGCGACACCGAGGCCCAGGCCAACGAGCACGCCGCCGCCGTGATGGACCTCGAAACCAAGCTCGCCAAGGCTAGCAAGAGCCGCGTGGACCTGCGCGACCCGCAAGCCAACTACCACAAGATGACCGTGGCTCAGGCCACCAAAGAGTTTCCGAACCTGAATGTGCCGCTGCTGCTCAAGGAGAGCGGCCTCGGCACGGCCAAGGAGGTTATCGTGGGCCAGCCCGAGTTTTTGCAGGAAGTGAGCAAGCTGCTGGCCAGCACGCCGCTGGCCACGCAGCGCGAGTATCTGCGCTTTCATTTGGTGAATAGCGTAGCCTCGGCTTTGCCCAAAGCCTATGGCGACGCGGCTTTCAAATTCTCGCAGGTGCTGAGCGGGGCCAAGCTCCAGCAGCCCCGCTGGAAGCGCGAGCTGCGCGCCACCGACGGCGCGCTGGGCGAGGCGTTTGGTCAGCTCTACGTGGACAAAGCGTTCAGCCCCACTGCCAAGGCCAAGGCCAAGGAAATGATTGAGAACCTGCGCAAAGCCTACGGCGAGCGCATTATGGCCACCGACTGGATGAGCGCCGCCACCAAGAAAGAGGCGCTGGTGAAGCTTAATGCTTTCACCGTGAAAATCGGCTACCCCGATAAGTGGAAGGATTATTCCAAACTGAAAATCACCCGCCAGAGCGCGCTGCAAAACGTGCTGGCCGCCCGCACCTGGGCCGCCGAGGACAACCTGGGCAAGTTTGGCAAGCCGATTGACCGCACCGAGTGGGGCATGACGCCGCCCACGGTGAACGCCTACTACAACCCGCCGATGAACGAAATCGTGTTCCCGGCCGGCATTTTGCAGCCGCCCTTCTACGACCCCAAGGCCGATGACGCGGTGAACTACGGTGGCATTGGCGCGGTAATCGGCCACGAAATGACCCACGGCTTCGATGACCAGGGCCGGCAGTACGACGCCAAGGGCAACCTGCGCGACTGGTGGACCAAGGAAGACGGCGAGAAATTCAACACCAAGGCCGCGATGGTGGGCAAGCAATATGATGCCTTTTCGCCCCTCGACTCGGTGCACGTGAACGGCAAGCTGACGATGGGCGAAAACCTGGCCGACATCGGCGGGCTGACCATCGCCTACCAAGCGTTCCAGAAAACGGCCGAAGCCAAAAGCGGCACCAGCCTGGACGGCTTTACGCCCGACCAGCGCTTCTTCCTGGCCTGGGCCCAGATTTGGCGCACCAACATTCGCCCCGAAGCGGCCCGCCAGCAGGTGCAGACCGACCCGCACTCGCCGGCGCAGTTCCGCACCAACGGTCCGCTCATGAACATGCCGGAGTTCTACAAAGCCTTCGGCTGCTCGCCCACCGACAAGATGGAGCGGCCGACGGCCGAGCAAGCCCGCATTTGGTAG
- a CDS encoding RNA polymerase subunit sigma-70 translates to MSDLSLISTPTAAEAALVGRLRDRDQSAMTEFYDRYSAALYGVINRIVKDEEEAEDVLQEALVKIWHSMASYDTTRGRLFTWVVNISRNLAIDKIRSRQHRVSSRTQGLDDSLAAQRQAAPDSFRPEHVGLQEITRKLVPEQRQIIDLLYFGGFTQSEAAEELNLPLGTVKTRARTALKVLAKLIR, encoded by the coding sequence GTGTCCGACTTATCTCTCATATCAACCCCAACTGCCGCCGAAGCGGCACTGGTCGGGCGCCTGCGCGACCGTGACCAGTCGGCCATGACCGAGTTCTACGACCGCTACTCGGCGGCGCTCTACGGCGTCATCAACCGCATCGTCAAAGATGAGGAAGAGGCCGAGGACGTGCTGCAGGAAGCGCTGGTCAAAATCTGGCACTCGATGGCCAGCTACGACACTACCCGCGGACGGCTTTTTACCTGGGTAGTGAATATCAGCCGAAATTTAGCAATTGATAAAATCCGCTCGCGACAGCACCGCGTAAGTTCTCGCACCCAGGGCCTCGACGATAGTCTGGCCGCTCAGCGCCAGGCTGCCCCGGATAGTTTTCGCCCTGAGCACGTTGGCTTGCAGGAAATAACCCGCAAGCTTGTGCCCGAACAGCGCCAGATTATCGACCTGCTCTATTTCGGTGGCTTCACGCAGAGTGAGGCGGCCGAAGAACTAAATCTGCCGCTGGGCACGGTGAAAACCCGCGCCCGCACCGCTCTGAAAGTGCTAGCCAAACTTATTCGCTAA
- a CDS encoding peptidase M13 — MTFSRLALATLGLGGLAATTAFGPPAKRPTPPQQGVGISLANIDQSVSPCEDFYHYANGNWIKNNPVPAAETRWGAFNELQDRNVAVEKGILVKAAADRSAKAGTNEQKVGDFYAAAMDTTAIEAAGLKYLQPRLDKINNLKNLGEIQQYMADRKSYGTGWYSFGVRQDSKNSTQYAVSMGQGGLGLGDRDYYLKEDGRSKTIRAAYKTYMTSVFGLLGDAPSLAATNADAVLALETKMAQASRGRVDLRDRIKNYNKMTVAQATKDYPSLDIPLVLKDSGLSGAQDIIVGQPEYLAAASNLMANTPIADQRQYFRWHLVEGVTSALPKAYGDASFRFQQVLTGAKQQQPRWKRALRATDGALGEAFGQLYVDKAFSPAAKAKAKEMVENLRRAYGERIMATDWMSADTKKEAIQKLNAFAVKIGYPDKWKDYSKLKITRQSALQNLFATSEWRTEDNLQKFGKPIDRGEWGMTPPTVNAYYNSSMNEIVFPAGILQPPFYDPKADDAVNYGGIGAVIGHEMTHGFDDQGRRSDAKGNLRDWWTKEDNDKFNAKADMVGKQYDAFSPLDSVHVNGKLTMGENLADIGGLTIAYQAFQKTAEAKAGKKIDGFTPNQRFFLGFAQIWRANQRPEAMRQQIQTDPHSPGQYRTNGPLMNMPEFYEAFGCKEGNKMVRATADRSRIW; from the coding sequence ATTACCTTCTCCCGGTTGGCGCTGGCGACGCTGGGCCTCGGCGGCCTGGCTGCTACCACCGCCTTTGGGCCGCCGGCCAAGCGCCCTACCCCCCCGCAGCAAGGCGTCGGCATCAGCCTCGCCAATATTGACCAGTCGGTGTCGCCGTGCGAGGATTTTTACCATTATGCCAACGGCAACTGGATAAAAAACAACCCCGTGCCGGCCGCCGAAACCCGCTGGGGTGCTTTCAATGAGCTGCAGGACCGCAACGTTGCCGTGGAAAAAGGCATCCTGGTGAAGGCCGCCGCCGACCGCTCGGCCAAGGCCGGCACCAACGAGCAGAAGGTGGGCGATTTCTACGCCGCCGCGATGGACACGACGGCCATCGAGGCCGCCGGCCTCAAGTATTTGCAGCCGCGCCTCGATAAGATTAATAACCTCAAAAACCTGGGCGAGATTCAGCAGTACATGGCCGACCGCAAGTCGTACGGCACGGGCTGGTACAGCTTTGGCGTGCGCCAGGATAGCAAAAACAGCACCCAGTATGCCGTGAGCATGGGCCAGGGCGGCCTCGGCCTCGGCGACCGCGACTACTACCTCAAGGAAGATGGCCGCTCGAAGACCATCCGGGCCGCCTACAAGACCTACATGACCAGCGTGTTCGGGCTGCTGGGCGACGCGCCGAGCTTGGCCGCCACCAACGCCGACGCCGTGCTGGCCCTCGAAACCAAGATGGCCCAGGCCAGTCGGGGCCGCGTGGACCTGCGCGACCGCATCAAGAACTACAACAAGATGACCGTGGCCCAGGCCACCAAAGACTACCCCAGCCTGGACATTCCGCTGGTGCTGAAGGACAGCGGCCTGAGCGGTGCCCAGGACATCATCGTGGGCCAGCCCGAGTACCTGGCCGCCGCCAGCAACCTGATGGCCAACACGCCCATCGCCGACCAGCGCCAGTATTTCCGCTGGCACCTGGTGGAGGGCGTGACCTCGGCTCTGCCCAAAGCCTACGGCGACGCCAGCTTCCGCTTTCAGCAGGTGCTGACGGGGGCCAAGCAGCAGCAGCCCCGCTGGAAGCGCGCCCTGCGCGCCACCGATGGCGCGCTGGGCGAGGCTTTCGGCCAGCTCTACGTGGACAAGGCCTTCTCGCCCGCCGCCAAGGCCAAGGCCAAAGAGATGGTCGAAAACCTGCGTCGCGCCTACGGCGAGCGCATTATGGCCACCGACTGGATGAGCGCCGACACCAAGAAGGAAGCCATTCAGAAGCTCAATGCCTTCGCGGTGAAAATCGGCTACCCCGATAAGTGGAAGGACTACTCGAAGCTGAAAATCACGCGCCAGAGTGCCCTGCAAAACCTGTTTGCCACCTCCGAGTGGCGCACCGAGGACAACCTCCAGAAATTCGGCAAGCCGATTGACCGCGGCGAGTGGGGCATGACGCCGCCCACGGTGAACGCCTACTACAATTCGAGCATGAATGAAATCGTGTTCCCGGCCGGCATTTTGCAGCCGCCCTTCTACGACCCCAAGGCCGATGACGCGGTGAACTACGGCGGCATCGGCGCCGTGATTGGCCACGAAATGACCCACGGCTTCGATGACCAGGGCCGCCGCTCCGACGCCAAGGGCAACCTGCGCGACTGGTGGACCAAGGAGGACAACGACAAGTTCAACGCCAAGGCCGACATGGTGGGCAAGCAATATGACGCTTTCTCGCCCCTCGACTCGGTGCACGTGAACGGCAAGCTGACGATGGGCGAAAACCTGGCCGACATCGGCGGCCTGACCATCGCCTACCAGGCGTTCCAGAAAACGGCTGAGGCCAAGGCAGGCAAGAAAATTGACGGCTTCACGCCCAACCAGCGCTTCTTCCTAGGCTTTGCCCAAATCTGGCGCGCTAACCAACGCCCCGAGGCCATGCGCCAGCAAATCCAGACCGACCCGCACTCGCCCGGCCAGTACCGCACCAACGGCCCGCTCATGAACATGCCCGAGTTCTACGAAGCCTTTGGCTGCAAGGAGGGCAACAAGATGGTGCGCGCCACGGCCGACCGGTCGCGCATTTGGTAA
- a CDS encoding modification methylase yields the protein MLSYQEDQTSTCDIILGDARTVMSSLPADSFNTCVTSPPYWGLRDYGIADQIGAEMELATYIENLVNVFREVRRVLRPDGTLWLNIGDSYTSGNRTWRDTDKKNPARGMSYRPPTPDGLKPKDLIGVPWRIAFALQADGWYLRSDIIWHKPNCQPESVKDRPTQAHEYIFLFTKSEKYYYDYLAVQEATNDNTTKRNKRSVWSVNTEPYKEAHFAVFPPSLVAPCIQAGSPVGGQVLDPFFGSGTVGETSLRLQRNCTGIELNPEYAAIANKRLNKVRQPALHL from the coding sequence ATGCTCTCTTACCAAGAAGACCAAACCAGTACCTGCGATATTATACTTGGCGATGCCCGGACGGTAATGAGCAGCTTGCCAGCTGATTCATTTAATACCTGTGTGACCAGCCCTCCCTACTGGGGCCTGCGCGACTACGGCATAGCCGACCAGATAGGGGCCGAAATGGAGCTTGCAACCTACATTGAGAACCTTGTAAACGTATTTCGGGAGGTCCGGCGCGTCCTACGCCCAGATGGAACGCTCTGGCTGAATATTGGTGATTCCTATACCAGCGGCAACCGCACCTGGCGCGATACAGATAAGAAGAATCCCGCGCGTGGGATGTCTTATCGCCCCCCTACTCCCGATGGTTTGAAACCGAAAGACCTGATTGGCGTGCCTTGGCGCATTGCATTTGCCTTACAAGCTGATGGCTGGTATTTACGCTCAGATATTATCTGGCATAAACCGAATTGTCAACCAGAGTCGGTGAAGGACCGCCCTACCCAAGCGCACGAATACATTTTTCTTTTTACCAAATCAGAAAAGTATTATTACGACTACCTGGCTGTTCAGGAGGCCACGAATGATAATACTACAAAGCGCAATAAGCGTAGCGTGTGGTCTGTAAACACAGAACCCTATAAGGAAGCGCACTTCGCCGTTTTTCCGCCTAGCTTGGTCGCTCCGTGTATTCAAGCGGGCAGCCCGGTAGGCGGACAAGTACTTGACCCCTTCTTTGGCTCTGGCACGGTAGGCGAAACCAGCTTGCGCCTACAACGCAACTGCACTGGCATTGAGCTTAACCCCGAGTACGCGGCCATTGCAAACAAACGCCTGAACAAGGTGCGCCAACCGGCGCTGCATTTGTAA
- a CDS encoding amidohydrolase: MPTRPLLLLAALSLTGPAAFAQKTLLHCGHLLDVRGGRTLSQQTIVVEKGRITAVQSGYTAAAGPQDQVINLEDKTVMPGFIDCHVHLEATPSRNSFRERFTLNPADVAYRAEVNALVTLRAGFTTVRDCGGSGVNIALRKAVAQGLVPGPRIYTAGTAISSTGGHMDDTDGLSDFMIEKLNPGTAEGVANGPDQCRQAVREQFRRGVDLIKIASTGGVLDLSKDGSGAQYSEEEIRAIVSTARDLGLPVACHAHGAEGIKRAIRAGVTSIEHSSLMDAEAIQLMVKNRTWYVPTIIAGKSVADTTRRHPDYFPPVIAAKALNIGSQIQATFGRAIKQHVRVAFGTDAGVYRHGQNALEFGYMTEAGMAPIDAIRAATVNAAELVGDPQNLGALEVGKYADVVAVEGDPLKDISTLTRPKFVMKEGQVYVGQ; this comes from the coding sequence ATGCCTACCCGTCCGCTGCTACTCCTTGCCGCGCTGAGCCTCACCGGCCCGGCGGCTTTCGCCCAAAAAACGCTGCTGCACTGCGGCCACCTGCTCGACGTGCGCGGCGGCCGCACGCTCAGCCAGCAAACTATTGTGGTGGAAAAGGGCCGCATCACGGCCGTGCAGAGCGGCTACACCGCCGCCGCCGGGCCGCAGGACCAGGTTATTAACCTGGAAGATAAAACGGTAATGCCCGGCTTCATCGACTGCCACGTGCACCTCGAAGCCACGCCCAGCCGCAACTCCTTCCGCGAGCGCTTCACCCTCAACCCGGCCGACGTGGCCTACCGCGCCGAGGTCAACGCCCTCGTCACCCTGCGCGCCGGCTTCACCACGGTGCGCGACTGCGGGGGCTCGGGCGTCAACATCGCGCTGCGCAAGGCCGTGGCGCAGGGGCTGGTGCCGGGGCCGCGCATCTACACGGCGGGCACGGCCATTTCGAGCACCGGCGGGCACATGGACGACACCGACGGGCTTAGCGACTTTATGATTGAAAAGCTGAACCCCGGCACCGCCGAGGGGGTAGCCAACGGCCCCGACCAGTGCCGCCAAGCCGTGCGCGAGCAGTTCCGGCGCGGCGTGGACCTCATCAAAATCGCCAGCACCGGCGGCGTGCTCGACCTGAGCAAGGACGGCAGCGGCGCGCAGTATTCGGAAGAAGAAATCCGGGCCATCGTGAGCACGGCCCGCGACCTGGGCCTGCCCGTGGCCTGCCACGCCCACGGCGCGGAGGGCATCAAGCGGGCTATTCGGGCCGGCGTCACGAGCATCGAGCACAGCTCGCTCATGGACGCCGAAGCCATCCAGCTGATGGTCAAAAACCGCACCTGGTACGTGCCCACCATCATCGCCGGCAAGTCGGTAGCCGACACCACGCGGCGGCACCCCGACTACTTCCCGCCCGTTATCGCCGCCAAGGCGCTCAACATCGGTTCGCAAATTCAGGCCACCTTCGGGCGGGCCATCAAGCAGCATGTGCGCGTGGCCTTCGGCACCGACGCGGGCGTGTACCGCCACGGTCAGAACGCGCTGGAATTCGGTTACATGACCGAGGCCGGCATGGCACCCATCGACGCCATTCGCGCCGCCACCGTCAACGCCGCCGAGCTGGTCGGCGACCCCCAGAATCTGGGCGCGCTCGAAGTTGGGAAGTATGCTGACGTGGTGGCCGTGGAGGGCGACCCGCTGAAGGATATTTCGACGCTGACCCGGCCGAAATTCGTGATGAAAGAAGGCCAGGTGTACGTGGGTCAGTAG
- a CDS encoding GCN5 family acetyltransferase produces the protein MPTRATPAIPATPLHIQPATEQDIPTIIELAEATWEPTYRFIISKEQIDYMYRVIYTPASLQRQMRDQHHQFLLAYVEGQPSGFASFSEKPEGVYHLNKIYVLPSHQGQGLGQNLVQAVVGAVREAGGKALELNVNRHNPALAFYERQGFAQHREEDIAIGPYWMNDYVLRKEL, from the coding sequence ATGCCCACTCGCGCTACCCCGGCCATTCCGGCCACGCCCCTGCACATTCAGCCTGCCACCGAGCAGGATATTCCTACCATCATCGAGCTGGCCGAAGCCACCTGGGAACCCACCTACCGCTTCATTATCTCGAAGGAGCAGATTGACTACATGTACCGCGTCATCTACACGCCGGCCTCGCTGCAACGCCAGATGCGCGACCAGCACCACCAGTTTTTGCTGGCCTACGTGGAGGGGCAGCCCAGCGGCTTCGCGTCGTTTTCGGAGAAGCCGGAGGGCGTGTATCACCTCAATAAAATCTACGTCCTGCCCTCGCACCAGGGCCAGGGCCTGGGCCAGAACCTGGTGCAAGCCGTGGTGGGTGCCGTGCGCGAAGCCGGCGGCAAAGCCCTGGAGCTGAACGTGAACCGCCACAACCCGGCGCTGGCTTTCTACGAGCGCCAGGGCTTCGCCCAGCACCGCGAGGAAGATATTGCCATTGGCCCGTACTGGATGAACGACTACGTGCTGCGGAAAGAATTATGA
- a CDS encoding deoxynucleoside kinase: MHIAIVGNIGAGKTTLAHKLAQHFRWEVFLEEVDDNPYLKDFYADMPRWAFHLQVYFLNARFRQTQHIKTLVQQGKSVVQDRTIYEDAHIFAANLHQSGLLAERDYTNYYALFESLISLVNPPDLLLYLRADLPKLIGQIEKRGREYENSISIEYLKNLNEHYDQWIAGYKYGKLLIVDVNELDYVKRPEDLGTIIERIEGKLFGLF, encoded by the coding sequence ATGCACATTGCTATCGTCGGCAATATCGGAGCCGGCAAAACGACGCTGGCTCACAAGCTGGCCCAGCATTTTCGTTGGGAAGTATTTTTAGAAGAAGTTGATGATAATCCGTATCTCAAAGACTTCTACGCGGATATGCCCCGGTGGGCGTTCCATTTGCAGGTATATTTTTTGAACGCCCGCTTTCGTCAAACGCAGCACATCAAGACCTTAGTGCAGCAGGGCAAAAGCGTTGTTCAGGACCGCACCATCTACGAAGACGCCCACATCTTCGCGGCCAATCTGCACCAGTCGGGCTTGCTGGCCGAGCGCGACTACACTAATTACTACGCCCTCTTCGAGAGCCTCATCAGCCTGGTGAACCCACCCGACCTGCTGCTCTACCTGCGCGCCGACCTGCCCAAGCTCATCGGGCAGATTGAAAAACGGGGCCGCGAATACGAAAATTCCATCAGCATTGAGTACCTGAAAAACCTTAACGAACACTACGACCAGTGGATTGCCGGCTACAAATACGGTAAGCTGCTCATCGTGGATGTCAACGAGCTGGACTATGTGAAGCGCCCCGAGGACCTGGGTACTATTATCGAGCGCATTGAGGGCAAGCTGTTCGGGTTGTTTTAA